A portion of the Carya illinoinensis cultivar Pawnee chromosome 11, C.illinoinensisPawnee_v1, whole genome shotgun sequence genome contains these proteins:
- the LOC122282152 gene encoding probable aquaporin TIP2-2, whose amino-acid sequence MVKLGFGSFGDSFSVGSLKAYLSEFIATLLFVFAGVGSAIAYGKLTSDAALDPSGLVAVALAHAFALFVGVSIAANISGGHLNPAVTFGLAIGGNITILTGIFYWISQCLGSIVACLLLKFVTNGESVPTHGVASGMNAIEGVVMEIVITFALVYTVYATAADPKKGSLGIIAPIAIGFIVGANILAAGPFSGGSMNPARSFGPAVVSGDFSEIWIYWVGPLIGGGLAGLVYGDIFIGWYAPVPASSEDYA is encoded by the exons ATGGTGAAGTTAGGTTTTGGTAGCTTTGGTGACTCTTTCAGTGTTGGGTCTCTCAAAGCTTATTTGTCAGAGTTTATAGCCACCCTTCTTTTCGTTTTTGCAGGCGTCGGCTCCGCCATTGCTTACG GTAAGCTCACATCGGATGCAGCCTTGGATCCTTCTGGCCTCGTAGCGGTGGCTCTGGCCCACGCCTTTGCACTTTTTGTTGGTGTGTCGATTGCAGCCAACATCTCCGGTGGCCATTTGAATCCAGCTGTTACGTTTGGATTGGCCATCGGAGGCAACATCACCATCCTAACTGGCATTTTCTACTGGATATCTCAATGCCTTGGTTCCATTGTTGCTTGCCTACTCCTGAAATTCGTCACTAATGGCGAG AGCGTCCCAACACATGGAGTAGCCTCAGGAATGAATGCAATCGAAGGAGTGGTGATGGAGATCGTCATCACATTTGCACTCGTCTATACTGTCTATGCCACGGCTGCTGACCCCAAAAAGGGCTCACTCGGCATAATCGCACCTATTGCAATTGGGTTCATTGTTGGGGCAAACATCTTAGCTGCAGGTCCATTTTCTGGTGGCTCCATGAACCCAGCCCGATCTTTCGGCCCCGCCGTTGTCAGTGGAGACTTCTCTGAAATTTGGATCTATTGGGTCGGCCCACTTATTGGGGGAGGCTTAGCTGGGCTTGTTTATGGTGACATTTTTATTGGATGGTATGCTCCAGTCCCAGCCTCTAGTGAAGACTATGCATAA